A single window of Pyxicephalus adspersus chromosome 10, UCB_Pads_2.0, whole genome shotgun sequence DNA harbors:
- the LOC140339127 gene encoding tubulin beta chain yields MSGVTTCLRFPGQLNADLRKLAVNMVPFPRLHFFMPGFAPLTSRGSQQYRALTVPELTQQMFDSKNMMAACDPRHGRYLTVAAVFRGRMSMKEVDEQMLNVQNKNSSYFVEWIPNNVKTAVCDIPPRGLKMSATFIGNSTAIQELFKRISEQFTAMFRRKAFLHWYTGEGMDEMEFTEAESNMNDLVSEYQQYQDATAEEEGEFEEEADEEA; encoded by the coding sequence ATGAGTGGAGTCACTACCTGCCTGCGTTTCCCTGGCCAGCTAAATGCTGATCTGCGTAAACTGGCTGTCAATATGGTACCCTTCCCCCGACTGCATTTCTTTATGCCAGGCTTTGCCCCGCTAACTAGTCGCGGCAGCCAACAGTACCGTGCTTTAACTGTGCCCGAGCTGACGCAGCAGATGTTTGATTCAAAAAACATGATGGCTGCCTGTGACCCCCGTCACGGCCGCTATCTGACTGTAGCTGCCGTGTTTAGAGGACGCATGTCCATGAAAGAGGTGGATGAGCAGATGCTCAATGTCCAGAACAAGAACAGCAGCTACTTTGTTGAATGGATCCCCAACAATGTGAAGACTGCTGTCTGTGACATTCCACCACGAGGCCTGAAGATGTCTGCCACCTTCATTGGTAACAGCACAGCCATTCAGGAGCTGTTCAAGCGCATCTCTGAACAGTTCACTGCTATGTTCCGCAGAAAGGCCTTCTTGCACTGGTACACTGGGGAAGGCATGGATGAGATGGAGTTCACCGAGGCTGAGAGCAACATGAATGACCTGGTGTCGGAGTACCAGCAGTACCAAGATGCCACAGCGGAAGAGGAAGGTGAATTTGAGGAGGAGGCAGATGAGGAAGCATAA